The genomic interval AGACGGTGCGCGGCTTTGGGTATCGGTTTCGTGGCGACGCCCTCGAAGGAGAGACGGCTGCCACGGAAAGGTCACATAGCCGCGCGCATTCGGTACCTGGCTGACACACGACCGTCACCGTCGATCCCTAAAACACACTCACCGTGTTCAACGACTTCGATCAAGATGCCGAGAAGGAAGAAGGCCGGGGCCGCCGTGCGGCTTCGATGGCCATCTCCGGGTTGCTCTTCCTGCTGATCGGCTCGGGGTTGGCCGCCACCATGGCCACCGTGCGCGCGATGCAGCCGCGTCGGCCCGATCGCGACGTCGAGTTCGCGGACCTGCCGATGGAGGCACCGCCCGAGCCCGAAGAGGCTCCTCCGCCCCCTCCGCCGCCACCCCCTCCCGTGCGGCGCGCGGAAGATCGTCCAGCGGGCGAACGCCCCGTGTTGGACGGTCCTCCCTCCGAGATTCCCGACGAGCGCCCCGAAGAGGCCGAGGGTGAGCTGGCGGCCGTCAACAACGTCGGCCCCATCGAGAACGGCGCGGTCATGGGCGAGGGTGGTGGCGAGCGCGAGCCCACACCGCCCCCCGTGCAGGCGCCGCGCGTCGAGCTACCGCAACGCGTGGAGCGCGCCCCCGAGCAGGAGCGCGAGACCATCCGCCGCGCCCGCTTCCTGGCGGACCAGTCCGGCTGCCGCAGCCTCATCATCCCGGACGCCGTGGGCCAGGCCCTGGGCGCTCGCACCGTCCGTATCCGCGTGCGTGCCCTCGTGGGAGTCGACGGACACGTCATGAACGCGAGCGTGATGAACGGCGACGCGGACGTGCCCGAGTCGCTCGTCATCGACTGCGCCACGCAGTGGGTCTTCGCGCCCGCCACGCTGCCCGACGGCACCGCCGTCCCCTACCCCGCCATCCGCACCTTCGTCATCACGCCGCGCACCTGAGCGTCGCACCCCGAGAGAGAGAGAATCACTATGGACATGGACGTCGTACACCTCTGGGCCAGCATGAACAGCCTTGTTCGTGGCGTGGTCATCGTGCTCACCCTGCAGGCCCTGTCGTGCATCGCCGTGGTGGTCGACCGGCTCATCCTGCTCTTCCTCAGCGCCCGCAAGTCGCGCACCTTCGCCAAGGCGGCGGGACGCAAGCTGGCGGCCGGTGACCACGAGGCCGTGGTGGCCATCGCGAAGGAGAACCAGGGCAGCCACCTGGCCAACTTCATCGAGACCGGCCTGACGGTGTTCATGGAGCGCACGGCCGACGGCCTCAGCCGCGAGAAGGCGGCCGAGCTGGCCAACCGCGCCCTCGAGCGCCGCGGCGAGCAGCTGTCCGCGAGCCTCAACCGCGGCATGAACATCCTCGCCTCCACGGGCAGCACGGCGCCCTTCGTCGGGCTGCTGGGCACCGTGCTCGGCATCTTGAACGCGTTCAAGCTCATCTCCGAAGACGGCGGCGGCGGCATCGGGACCATCGGCGCGGCCATCGGTGAGGCCCTCATCGTGACGGGCTACGGGCTCTCGGTGGCCATCCCGACCGTGCTCCTCTTCAACTACCTGAGCGGCCGCATCGCCAAGTACGAGGCGGGCCTCGCCAACGCGGGCAGCGAGCTCATCGACCAGCTCGAGGCCGGCTCCTACAAGCGCGTGGCGGACAGCGACTCGCCGCCCGCGCACAGCGCGCACGACGCCGCCGTCGCGATGGCCTGAGGAACACCATGGGACTCTCTCGCAAAGGCAACAACCGGCCGCGCCCGTCCATGAACGTGACGCCGCTCGTCGACGTCGTGCTCGTGCTGCTCATCATCTTCATGGTGGTGCTGCCGGCGATGGAAGAGGGTCTCAGCATCGACGTCCCGAGCGTCTCGCACCAGGACGAGGATCACGACTCGGAGATGGAGCCCTTCCTCATCTCCATCACGCGGGACGGCAGCTACTACTTCGACACCACCGCCATCCGACAAACAGAGTTCGAGGCCTACCTGCGGCAGCAGCACACCAGCCAGCCCCGTCGCAAGGTGGTGCTCCGGGCCGACAGCGCGGTGCAGTACGTGCGGGTGCGCGAGATGATGCACCTGTGCCGCGAGATCGGCTTCCCGGGGGTCTCGCTGCGCGTGAACGCGCGCCAGGGCGAGGCCGAGCAGGCCAACGTCGGCGGGTCGAGCGACCACATGCTCGCGAGCCGCGCGCACTGAGACACCGGCGGACCAGCAGGAGACCATCGTCATGGGCATGGACCTCGACACAGGCAAAAAGAAGAAGAAGGGCGTAGGCACGCCCGAGATGAACGTCACGCCCCTCGTCGACGTCGTGCTCGTGCTGCTCATCATCTTCATGGTCGTGATGCCCATGATGCACGCGAAGTTCTGGATCCACGTGCCGCCCAAGCCGGACGAGACCGCCGAGCAGGCGCCGCCCGACCCGGACGCGCTGCAGCCCATCGTGGTGACGGTGAACGCCCAGGGGCACATCCAGATCAACCAGGACGTGTTCCCGGACGACGTGTTCCCGCGCCGCCTGCGCGGCATGTTGGTCGCGCGCAACGAGCGCAAGGTCTACTTCGACGCGGCGGACAACGTCCGGTTCGAGCGAGCGATGGAGGTGATGGACCTCGCTCGCGGTGGCGGCGCCGCGCACATCGCAGTCATGACGGAGAGCCTCCACTAGGGCGCCGTTTCCCCCCTCGGCGCAGGGCCCACCGACGCGTGCACGCCTGCGCCCGCAACCGATGAGGTTCCTTGTGAATGCCAGCGTACGATCGTGCGAGAGGTCGTGGTCCGTCCGGACCGCGCTCGCGCTGTGTTTGATGATGGGAGGCGCATCGCCGGCCGCCGCGCAGGACGCGGGCGTGCCCCCAGCCGACGCCGGGACGCCGCAGGCTCCTGCGGGGGACACCACTCCACCGGCCGATCCGGTGCCCGAGGTGGAGCCCGAGCCCGAGCCCGAGCCTGAGCCTGAGCGCGAACCCGAGGTAGAGCCCGAGCCAGACACCCCGGCCGTGACGCGCGCGATTGACACCACCACGGGCCTCGGCGGCGAGATCGTCGACTCGGTCACGGGTCTTCCACTGGCGGACGCCCCCGTGATCGTCCAGCGCGGCGACGGAACCCCCGAGACGACGCTGACCGACAGCGAGGGTCGCTTCCACCTCTACGTGCGCCCCGGCCGCTACACCGTGCGCAGCTACTACGACCTCTACCACGGCGCGCGCATCGTCATCCGTGTCACACAGGGCCGCATCTCGCCGGTGCGCCTGTTGCTCGACCCGATCGACGAGGAGAGCGACGTCGCCGTGGACGCCGTGGAGGTGACGTACGTCGCGGACGTCTCCGGCGAAGAGGCCGGTCAGGCCGTCCAGGCCGCTTCAGCCGTCGCCCAGGACATCAACACCTCCGAAGGTATGACCCGCGCTGGGGCGAGCAACGCATCCGATGGTGCTCGCCAAGTGGCGGGCGTGTTGATCGAGAACGACCAGCCCATCATCCGCGGCCTGCAGGGGCAGTACGTGCAGGTGCTGATCAACGGGACGCCCGTCCCCAGCACGGACCCGAACATCCCAGGTGTCGACCTCGACCTCTTCCCGACCAGCATCATCCAGAACCTGGCGGTCATCAAGACGTTCCTCCCCGACATGAGCGCCTCGTGGGCGGGTGGTGTGGTGGACGTCCGCACGGTGCAGTTTCCGACGGACTTCACGCTGGAGCTGGGCGTCAGCTTGGGCGGCAACACCATGACGACGTTCCGCCCGACCCTCGACTACCAGGGCGGCCGCTGGGATTGGACCGGATTCGACCACTCCCGCGACCTGCCGGGGACCGTCCCCAACCAGCTCGTGACCCCCTCGCGCAACGGGCTCAGTCTGGACGAGGCCAACGCGATCGGCCGGAGCTTCGCGAACCGTTGGCAGTACGAGCAGTCCACCGGCATCCCGAACATCGGCGTGGGTGCAACGCTTGGGAACTCCCATCAACTCGGCGAAGGCCGTCGCTTTGGCTATCTGCTCACCGCGGGCTACGGCTACGACACCGCGCGTACCTCGGGCGTCAACCGCTATCGCCCGACGGTGGCGCCCGACGGGTCCCTCCAGCGCTTCAATGACCTCGAGGTCGAGACTGCGCAGCGCGACGTCAACCTGAACCTGATGGGCACGACGTCGGTGGACTTGTCCGTCGACAGCTCGCTCAGCTTCCTCGCCCTGTTCAACCGCACCACCTCGGACAACGTCGAGCTCAACCGCGGCATCCTCGGTGAGCTCGACACGGGCGCGCAGGCGGAGCGCTGGCAGCTGCAGTACCTGGCGCGCACCCTCTTCTTCTCGCAGCTGCGGGGCGACCACCGCAACCTCGGAAACACGGAGCTGCGCCTGCGTTGGACGGCGTTCGCTGGGCTCGGGCGGCGCAACGAACCGGACCGCCGCTCGGTCACCTACGGCTCCCAGGGTGGCGACATCCTGTGGCTCGCGAAGTCGGGCTCCGGCGAGCGCTTCTTCAGCGACCTCCAGCAGCGAGACTTCGGCCTGGAGACCAACCTGCAGATGCCGCTGTGGTCCACCACCGCAGGAGAGGCCCAGCTGTTGGTCGGCGGTTCGTTCCGCCGCTCGGACCGCACCTTGCTGAACCGTCGCTTCCGTCTGCTGCGCGGCTTGGACCAAATGCCCCAAGAGGTCTACGCCATGCCCGTCGAGGATCTGTTCAGCGACGAGGGCATCGGGACGCTCACCCGCTTCCAGGAATTCACGTTCCCCACAGATAGCTACAACTCGGACCAGACGCTCTATGCGGGATTCCTGACCCTCGACACGCCCATCGTACGCAGCCTCACCCTGAACGCCGGCGCACGCCTCGAGGTGTTCGACCAGTCCGTCGAGAGCACCAGCCCGTTCCCGACCACCAACGATCCCATCCGCACGAACCGCACGGACATCAACGTGCTCCCGGCGGCGTCTCTGAAATACGGCTTGCGCGAAGGCATGAACCTCCGTCTGTCCTACGGCATGACGGTGGTGCGCCCGCAGGTCCGCCAGCTCGCGCCGTTTCTGTACTACAACTTTCAACGCGACAGAAACGAAGTTGGTGACCCCGAACTCACGAGCACCAACGTCCACAACGTCGACGCTCGTTGGGAGTGGTTCTTCTCGGAGCGGGAGCGCGTCACGTTCTCTGCGTTCTACAAGGGACTCGACGGATACATCTACGCGCAGGTCCTCGACCCGATCTCCTACGCCGTGGGCTACCGCAACGCCGGCCGTGGCTACGTGGTCGGAGGCGAGCTCGAGCTCGCCGTCGGATTCGAGCGCATCCACGAGCGCCTCAGGCACTTCAGCCTGCTCGCGAACGCGACCGTCCTGCGTTCACAATTGTCACTCATCCAGACCGCTGGAAGTGCCGTGCCAGATCACGTCCCTGTGCCAGGCCAGGCCCCGTTCGTCTTCAATCTGTCACTTCGATTTGACGAACCTGTCTCGGGCTTCTCGGCGGCCATCGTCTACAACGTGGTCGGGCCTCGCGTCACGGACGTGGGTGTCCGCATCGACGAAAACACCCTCTATCCGAACATCCGGCGCATGCCGTTCCATCAGCTCGACTTCGTGGCTTCGTGGCAGGCCAACGAGCACCTGAAGCTCAAGCTGAAGTTCAAGAACATCTTGTTTCAGAGGCAGGACTGGAGACAAGGAAACTTCCTCGAGTCCAGCACCACCCCCGGCGCCTCGTTCTCCATCGGCCTCGACTACCAATACTAGAAATGAATGCTCCATCAGGGAGCGAAGAGGAACTTATGAACCGCAAAATCCAACTCTGCTCCTTGATGCTCGGCATCGCCGCCTTCGGCGCCGGCTGTGGCGACGACAGCGGGTCGACCACGTCGACGACGTCCACCACCTCCACCACGTCCACGACGACCACCACGATGGACATGGGCACCCCTGACACCTGCCCCACCTCCGGCGACGTGATGATCACGACGGACATCACCGAGGACACCACCTGGAGCTGCCCGAGCTACCTGCTCGTCGGCCAGATCTTCGTGACGGGCAACTCCACGCTCACGATCGAGCCGGGCGTCGAGATCTTCGGCGACACGGCCAGCACCCCGAAGCCGGCGCTGATCGTCACGCGCGGATCCCAGCTCGACGCCGTGGGCACCGAGTCGGAGCCGATCGTCTTCACGTCCGCCAACGCCCCCGGCGCCCGCGCGACGGGTGACTGGGCGGGCGTCGCGCTGCTCGGTAGCGCCACCATCAACGCTGGCACCAACAACGCCGGCATCCTCGAGGGGCGCCTCGAGGGCCTTCCGCCGACCGAGCCTCGCGCCGTCTACGGCGGAGACAGCGACACCAGCAGCTGTGGTCACCTCGAGTACGTCCGCATCGAGTTCGCTGGCGCTGAGCTGAGCGTCGACAACGAGCTGAACGGCCTCACGCTGGCCGGCTGCGGCTCCGGGACCGAGATCAGCTACGTGCAGATCCACCGCGGCTTCGACGACGGCATCGAGTTCTTCGGCGGCACGGCCGGCATGGACCACGTCATCATCAGCGGCTCCACCGACGACGGTCTCGACTGGGACCTCGGCTGGCGCGGCGACGTGCAGTTCCTCGTCATCCATCAGTTCCCCGGCATCGGCGACAACGGCATCGAGGCCGACAACCTGGGCAGCAACGAGGCCGCCACCCCGCGCAGCAACCCCCGGCTCTTCAACGTGACCATGGTCGGCAGCGCCCGCGGCATGGTGCTCCGTGAGGGTACGCGCGGTCTCCTGCGCAACTTCATCATCCAGGACTTCGCCAGCGAGGCCGTGGACCTGCGCGCCACCACCAACGACCTGAGCACCGAGTGGCCCTCGCAGCTCTCCATCGAGAACAGCTTCTTCTTCAACAACGGCGCCTACGACGACGAGACCACGGTCGCCGCCGACAACGACGACAACGGCTTCGACGAGCAGGCCGCCATCGAGGACGCGGCCCGCAACAACACGGTCGGCACCGACCCGATGCTCGGCTCCACCAGCGTCACCGCGCCGAACTACGTCCCGGCCAACACCGCCGTCAACAGCCAGGCCACCCCGCCCGCCGGCTTCGTCGACACGGCGGCCACCTACGCTGGCGCCTTCGCCCCGGGCGGCACCAACTGGGCCGCCGGCTGGAGCGCCTTCCCGGCCAACTGAGCCTCACGGCTGAACACGCGGAACGGCCGCGCTCTTTCGGGGGCGCGGCCGTTCCGCGTTTGCGGCTAGAGCGCAGATCAGGATCGCCGCAAGACGCTGGCGCCGGACGAAGGTTCGCAGGCAAGGCGCCGCCTGCGGGCCTTCGGGCGAGCCAGGGGTTGCGCCGAACCTGCATCGCGCTCTAGAGACGCTTCTTGGTGCGGCACGCTGGTCCGCGTGTTGCGCCGACGCCAGAGCCGACGTGGTACAACGAGCCCCATGGAACTCGGCGCATTCTCCATCAGCTTGGCGGTCAAGGACTTGGCCGTGTCGAAGGCCTTCTACGAGAAGCTGGGCTTCGCCGTCACGGGCGGTGACGACGCGCAGGGCTACGTCATCATGGCCAACGGCGAGCACCTGATCGGACTGTTCCAAGGGATGTTCGACAAGAACATCCTCACCTTCAACCCGGGCCTCAACAACCGCAAGGAGACGCTGAGCGAGTACACGGACGTACGCGAGCTGCAGCGGAAGCTGGAAGAGCAGGGCATCGAACTCACCCAGCGCTGCGACGAGAGCGGGTCGGGCGCGGCCAGCATCATGTTGGTGGATCCCGACGGGAACCCCATCTTGATCGACCAGTTCTTCTGAGCTCGAGGCATGCTCCTGGCGCACTGAGCGCGGCGCTGCGGGCGGCAGCGAGGACCTCAGTCGAGGCTCCGCGGGCGTGTGTGCTATGTGCATCAGAAGTGCTCGCGACCGACCACAGCTTCCTGGTGTTCACCGACCTCGACGGCACGCTGCTCGACCACGACACGTACAGCTTCGAGCCGGCGCGACCCATGGTGACGCGCCTGGCACAAATGGGTGCGGTGTTGGTGCTCACCTCCAGCAAGACCGAGCCCGAGATGCGCGCGCTGCGCACAGCGCTCGGCAACGACGCGCCGTTCGTGGTGGAGAACGGGAGCGTGGTGTGCATGCCTGCGCGAGAGCCGGGTGCACCCGACGAGCACGTGGTGCATGGCGCGCCCTACGCCGACATCCGGCGCGTACTCACCGAGCTCCGCGCCACCCACGGGTTCGACTTCGTGGGCTTCGGCGACCTCGACGCGGCTGGCGTGGCAGAGCTCACCGGCCTCAGCACGGACGACGCCGCACGCGCCAAGCAGCGCGCCGGCACGGAGCCGCTGGTCTGGCGCGACACCGACGAGGCGCTCGTCCGCTTCGAGCGCGCCGTGCAAGACGCCGGACTGCACGTGACGCGCGGCGGGCGCTTCGTGCACGTCATGGGCCACACGGACAAGGGGCGCGCCGTGCCCTTCTTGCGCGCCCACTACGAGACTCTCTTCCCCAGCCGCACGTGGACCACCGTCGGGCTCGGCGACAGCGAAAACGACCTGCCGCTGCTACACGCGGTGGACGTCGCCATCGTCGTGCGCAAGCCGTCCGGCGCGTGGCTCCCGTTCGAGAGCGCGCGCCCGCAGTACCGCACCGCGCTGCCTGGCCCCGCCGGCTGGGCCGCTACGCTCGCCATCGCGCTCGACGACGCGACGCGCGCGCACCAGCAACCCTCAGCGACCGAGGCCCAGCATGGGTGACTTCCACCAGAACGGCCCGGTGGCCACGCTCCACAACATCACCAAGCGGCCTACCGAGTACCTCGAGGCCGAGCTGATCGAATTCGCGAAGGCGCGGCCCATGACGCTCATCCTGCCCTCGCTCTATTCCGAGCTCGAGACCGACGCGCTCGCGCACATCGTGGACGAGCTGCGGCACGTGCCCTACCTGAGCGAGATCGTCATCGGCCTCGACCGCGCCGACCCGGACCAGTGGCGGCACGCGCGCGAGTACTTCAGCGTCCTCCCGCAGCACCACCGCATCCTCTGGAACGACGGGCCGCGGCTGCTGGAGCTTGACGCCGAGCTGGCCGAGCAGCGCCTCGCGCCCCGCGAGCGGGGCAAGGGGCGCAACGTCTGGTACTGCATGGGCTACACGCTGGTGTCT from Sandaracinaceae bacterium carries:
- a CDS encoding MotA/TolQ/ExbB proton channel family protein, with amino-acid sequence MNSLVRGVVIVLTLQALSCIAVVVDRLILLFLSARKSRTFAKAAGRKLAAGDHEAVVAIAKENQGSHLANFIETGLTVFMERTADGLSREKAAELANRALERRGEQLSASLNRGMNILASTGSTAPFVGLLGTVLGILNAFKLISEDGGGGIGTIGAAIGEALIVTGYGLSVAIPTVLLFNYLSGRIAKYEAGLANAGSELIDQLEAGSYKRVADSDSPPAHSAHDAAVAMA
- a CDS encoding biopolymer transporter ExbD; its protein translation is MGLSRKGNNRPRPSMNVTPLVDVVLVLLIIFMVVLPAMEEGLSIDVPSVSHQDEDHDSEMEPFLISITRDGSYYFDTTAIRQTEFEAYLRQQHTSQPRRKVVLRADSAVQYVRVREMMHLCREIGFPGVSLRVNARQGEAEQANVGGSSDHMLASRAH
- a CDS encoding biopolymer transporter ExbD, which codes for MGMDLDTGKKKKKGVGTPEMNVTPLVDVVLVLLIIFMVVMPMMHAKFWIHVPPKPDETAEQAPPDPDALQPIVVTVNAQGHIQINQDVFPDDVFPRRLRGMLVARNERKVYFDAADNVRFERAMEVMDLARGGGAAHIAVMTESLH
- a CDS encoding TonB-dependent receptor, with the protein product MPPADAGTPQAPAGDTTPPADPVPEVEPEPEPEPEPEREPEVEPEPDTPAVTRAIDTTTGLGGEIVDSVTGLPLADAPVIVQRGDGTPETTLTDSEGRFHLYVRPGRYTVRSYYDLYHGARIVIRVTQGRISPVRLLLDPIDEESDVAVDAVEVTYVADVSGEEAGQAVQAASAVAQDINTSEGMTRAGASNASDGARQVAGVLIENDQPIIRGLQGQYVQVLINGTPVPSTDPNIPGVDLDLFPTSIIQNLAVIKTFLPDMSASWAGGVVDVRTVQFPTDFTLELGVSLGGNTMTTFRPTLDYQGGRWDWTGFDHSRDLPGTVPNQLVTPSRNGLSLDEANAIGRSFANRWQYEQSTGIPNIGVGATLGNSHQLGEGRRFGYLLTAGYGYDTARTSGVNRYRPTVAPDGSLQRFNDLEVETAQRDVNLNLMGTTSVDLSVDSSLSFLALFNRTTSDNVELNRGILGELDTGAQAERWQLQYLARTLFFSQLRGDHRNLGNTELRLRWTAFAGLGRRNEPDRRSVTYGSQGGDILWLAKSGSGERFFSDLQQRDFGLETNLQMPLWSTTAGEAQLLVGGSFRRSDRTLLNRRFRLLRGLDQMPQEVYAMPVEDLFSDEGIGTLTRFQEFTFPTDSYNSDQTLYAGFLTLDTPIVRSLTLNAGARLEVFDQSVESTSPFPTTNDPIRTNRTDINVLPAASLKYGLREGMNLRLSYGMTVVRPQVRQLAPFLYYNFQRDRNEVGDPELTSTNVHNVDARWEWFFSERERVTFSAFYKGLDGYIYAQVLDPISYAVGYRNAGRGYVVGGELELAVGFERIHERLRHFSLLANATVLRSQLSLIQTAGSAVPDHVPVPGQAPFVFNLSLRFDEPVSGFSAAIVYNVVGPRVTDVGVRIDENTLYPNIRRMPFHQLDFVASWQANEHLKLKLKFKNILFQRQDWRQGNFLESSTTPGASFSIGLDYQY
- a CDS encoding VOC family protein, with product MELGAFSISLAVKDLAVSKAFYEKLGFAVTGGDDAQGYVIMANGEHLIGLFQGMFDKNILTFNPGLNNRKETLSEYTDVRELQRKLEEQGIELTQRCDESGSGAASIMLVDPDGNPILIDQFF
- a CDS encoding HAD-IIB family hydrolase gives rise to the protein MLATDHSFLVFTDLDGTLLDHDTYSFEPARPMVTRLAQMGAVLVLTSSKTEPEMRALRTALGNDAPFVVENGSVVCMPAREPGAPDEHVVHGAPYADIRRVLTELRATHGFDFVGFGDLDAAGVAELTGLSTDDAARAKQRAGTEPLVWRDTDEALVRFERAVQDAGLHVTRGGRFVHVMGHTDKGRAVPFLRAHYETLFPSRTWTTVGLGDSENDLPLLHAVDVAIVVRKPSGAWLPFESARPQYRTALPGPAGWAATLAIALDDATRAHQQPSATEAQHG